GGGGAGTTTAATACTTTTTGTGAGTGCATTGGGTCTGGTACGCGAACAAAAATCAACTGTAGGTGACGTTCTCTGGATGAAAGCAATGATTCCACACCACTCTATTGCAATCTTAACAAGTAAAAGAGCCGACATAAAAGACCCAGAAGCCAAAAAACTTGCTGAGGAAATCATAGAAGCACAGTTGCGTGAGATAGCACAAATGAAAAAGATTATTTACAGATTGGAAAACAAAAAAGAGGAATAGTACTTGCGCTATTTCTTTTAAAACTAATATTATGAAAAAGAATTTAATATTTATTGGCCTTGCCTTAGTAGTAGGGCTATTGGGAGGATGGCTCATATTTGGAGGGTCTGGAAATGATGAACAGGCGATAAAGGACTTGTCCGATATGTCAGATTCGCACGATCATTCAGGTGAAAGTGCTGAGCAGATGTGGACTTGCTCAATGCACCCACAAATTATGCAACCCGAACCTGGCGATTGCCCAATCTGCGGAATGGACCTCATTCCAGCTGAGGCTGGAGCAGACGGTCTGTCTGCGGATGAGATTAAGATGACCGAAAATGCAATGGCACTGGCTAACATACAAACGTCGGTCGTAGGACAAGGTCAGATGGATAGTGGCACATTAAAACTATCTGGAAAGATAAAGCCCAATGAAGAATCCAACGCTGTGCAGGTCACCTATTTTGGTGGAAGAATTGAAAACCTCTATGTTAATACTACAGGAGAACGTGTAGGTGCCGGACAGCGTTTGGCAACTATTTATTCACCTGAATTAGTTTCTGCCCAACAAGAATTACTCACGGCTGCATCGTTGAAGGAATCACAGCCAGCACTCTATAAAGCTGTGAGGAATAAACTAAAGCTTTGGAAACTTTCTGAAAAGCAAATTAATGCTATAGAGACCGCTGGAAAAGTACAAGAAAATTTCCCTGTTTATGCAACCGTTTCTGGGACAGTAACGCATAAAATGGTAGAAGAAGGTGACTATGTAAAACAAGGACAACCCTTGTATAAAATTGCCAACCTCAATACGGTCTGGGCAGAATTTGATGCCTATGAGAATCAGATTGCTTCCTTGAAAGTTGGTCAAACCATTAAAGTGACTACCAATGCGTATCGCAATGAAGTATTTGATGCAAAAGTTTCATTTATTGACCCTTTATTAAATTCTTCTACACGAACCGTCGTAGTTAGAGCGGTGCTAAATAATAAAAATGATTTGTTCAAACCAGGAATGTTCGTCGAGGGTAAAATTGAAGGTGCTCAAGAAAGCACTTTAAGGAAAATAACAGTTCCTGCTACAGCTGTGATGTGGACTGGTGAACGTTCTGTAGTTTATGTTAAAACTAATCCTAACGAAGCTATTTTTGAAATGAGAGAAGTCTTACTCGGTAATGCCAATGGAGACACCTATACCATAATTGAAGGTCTTCAAAATGGTGATGAAGTGGTAACTAATGGCACGTTTACAGTAGATGCTGCTGCACAATTACAAGGCAAAAAATCTATGATGAACACTGCTGGTGGCAAAACAATGACCGGTCACGAAGGGCATTTAGGTATGCAAGGAAACAATTCTGGAGATAGTAAGGAGAATGCTGACCATTCAGAAATGAAAGAAAGGATAGCTGTTTCAAACAAATTTCAAGGCCAGTTAAAACAGGTGTTTGAGGATTATATTCTTTTGAAAGATGCTCTGGTTAATGATGATGCCAAAAATGCACAGCAAGCAGGAAAACAAATAATACAATCCCTGAAAAATGTAGATATGAAGTTGTTGTCCGATGAAAAAGCACATAACCATTGGATGACAATTCAAAAGGAATTAAATACTTCGGCAAATGCTATTTCAAGTAATACGGATATTTCAAAACAAAGAGGGCATTTTAAGCATTTGTCTGCGCATATGATAAGTAGTGTACAGCTCTTTGGGGTCAATGAAAATGTTTATATCCAGTTTTGTCCAATGGCAGACAATAATAAGGGAGCGTACTGGATAAGTTTAGAGGAAGAAGTCCGTAACCCATATTATGGCGAAGCAATGTTAACCTGTGGTGAGGTTAGAGATACGTTAAAATAATCAGGGTTAGAGTTAATTGGTAAAAGCGGATTCTTCAGCCTTTAATATTTTAAAGAGGAGAAAGATGATGAGTGAAAGTAGAAGAAATAGAAGAAAAAACAAGAAAAATACATATAAACAGAAAAATCCGATTACAAAAAAAGATAAGGTTATCGGAATTTCAGCGATGATAGGATTATTTATTGCTGCTGTAATACTAATCATATATCTAAATTTAGATTTTATTAGGCATTTTTTCAACCTATGAATAATACCATCCACATAAAAAATATGGTCTGTCCGAGATGTATATCCGCAGTTTCCCAAATTTTGGTAGGATTGAACATTGATTACAAAGCTGTCAAGTTAGGAGAAGTAGAATTGGTTTCGATGCTCAATGAATTCGAAAAAAAATCTTTGCAAAAAAAGCTACAAAATGCAGGATTTAGTTTGATTGACGACCGTAAAAGTCAGCTTATCGAGCAAATGAAGAATTTGGTAATTGAGAAGATACATTATTCTAATGAAAAGACCGAATTAAAATGGGCAGATATTGTTACTGGCGAACTTAACTTGGATTATAAATATTTAAGTTCCCTATTCTCGTCTGTCGAAAGCATCACGTTTGAGCAATACATCATCAACCAAAAAATTGAACGTGTAAAACAACTTATTGTCTATGATGAATTAACCTTGAGTGAGATAGCTTTTCAATTACATTATAGTAGCGTTGCGTACTTAAGCAATCAATTCAAAAAAGTAACGGGAATGACACCTACGCAGTTTAAGAAATCTGTGGACAAAAACCGAAAATCATTGGATGAGATTTAAGGTTTTTTACCACTTTTAATGGAACATTTTAAATCAATAGATAACCCGTTGTGCTAGTCAAAATTAAAAAATAGATTTGATAAAAGACCGTGCATTTTATTGATATTCAGTATATTAATAGTGTCAAATCTTTAATTCTGATATCATGCACGATCTGCCTGCAATGTACAAAAAACACCTTTCCTACCTTATTGACGTCTTTGACGGTGTTACCGTTGACGGAAACTTCAAAAAGCGACCGATCAACACGAAAATGAATGACCTGGAGGTCATGGCTCTTGCCATCACTGGCGAGGCTGCCTCGATTCCCAGCGAGAACCTATTGTTTGCCGAGATAAGGAAACACTTTCGCCAGGATTTTCCAATGCTGATCGACCGCACCAGATTCAACCGCCGCAGGCGCTCCCTCGAGCCACGCCTCAGGGAGTCCGCGGGACTTCTGGGCGATCGTATGGATGACGGCGAGTCCGCGCTACTGGTGGACTCGATGCCATGTCCCATCATCCACAACGCCAGGGAGCAGCGCATGAAGGTCTGCATGGAAGACCCGGGCACGGCTCCCAGAAAGGGCTACTCGGCAGTCGACCGCCGCTATTATATCGGTTACAAGCTCCACCTGCTCATGAGCACGCAGGGCATCTTCCACGACATGGCGGTAACCCCTGCAAACGTACACGACATAAGGTTCTTGAAAGAGAGGCAGTACGACGGTAGCGAGGACAGGGAGATCATCGGCGATCGTGGCTACATATCCAGGGAGCTCCAGGCCGATCTGTTCACCAGCTACGGTATAGAACTGGTCACCCCACCCAGAAGGAACCAGTTGGTCAAAAGGGCATTTTCGCCGGAGAGGAGAAGGAACCGAAAGTTCATAGAGACAAGGTTTTCACAGTTGTGCTCTCAGTTCTCCATCAAGATCAACCTTGCAAAGAGCTTCAAGGGTTTCCTGACAAGGATCTCAAGCAAACTGGCCGCAGTTGCCATGCTGCAGATGTTCAACAGGGAAAACAACAGACCAATCAATAGAATCAGGCATGCGTGGAACTACTAGCACAACGAGTTAGATAATATAATGATTTACCAATAAATTGAATTAAGATATCAAAATGAAATTTGACAGAAAGAAACATTGGGAAACAGTTTACGAAACTAAAAATCCAGACCAGGTAAGTTGGACCCAAGAAATACCAAAAACTTCACTGGAGTTTATACGTTCGTTCAAACTAAATAAAGATGCAAGAATTATAGACATTGGTGGTGGCGACAGTAAACTGGTCGACTATTTACTTGAAGAAGAATATAAGAACATTACTGTACTTGATATTTCAGAAAAAGCAATTGCGAAAGCTAAAAAAAGACTGGGAGAAAAGGCGAGTAAAGTAAATTGGATTGTAAGCGACATTATCGAATTTGAACCTGACACATCTTTCGATGTTTGGCACGACAGGGCAACTTTTCATTTTCTTACAACTGATGACCAGATTAAAAAATATATTAAGATAGCGTCAAAATTTGTACGTGGTTATTTAATAATAGGAACCTTTTCACAAAATGGACCAAAAAAATGTAGCGGACTTGAAATAAAACAATACAATGAAGAGGAATTAACATCGGAATTAAAAAAAGGATTTGACAAAATTCGCTGTGTAACAGAGGGCCACACAACACCATTTAATACCATACAGAATTTTCTGTTTTGTAGTTTTAAAAGACAATTAACTGTAAAGCCAGCAATACCTTCACCCACAAGCTAAAAGAACAGATGCGCATTTTGGCAGTTTAAGTTTTTACAAAAACACAAATCAAAACAAAAGAAACATAATGACTAAAATTTATCTATCATTTCACATTTGTATTTTAGCATTTGCTTAAATAAGAAATAATTGTAACTTTGCCTTATGAAAAATAATTCTTGCATAAGACAACAGGCAGATATTGAACAGATAAACCGTTGTAAAAAGACAGTTTCAGAATTAAACGAAGCATTTGATTATTTAGCAAATGGACTTTCATTGGTTGGAAATAGTGTAAGGCTGAAAATTCTTTACCTACTCTTTGAGGAAAAAAGACTTTGCGTTTGTGATTTAAGCGACATTCTCGGAATGAACATTTCTGCCATCTCTCAACATTTGAGAAAAATGAAGGATAGAAATTTATTGGAAACCGATAGAGAAGCCCAAACCATTTTTTACTCACTAACCCCTGAATATTCAACATTGTTAAATCCGTTTTTTGAAATACTCGATAAAAACAAAGTTTTAGAAACGATATGAAACGTGAGAACAAATTAATTGGTGTAGGTTTACTTGCTGCTATTACTGCTTCATTATGTTGTATTACACCCGTTTTGGCTCTAATTGCAGGAACAAGCGGAATTGCTTCAACATTTTCGTGGATAGAACCTTTTAGACCTTATCTAATCGGGCTGACAATTTTAGTTCTTGGTTTTGCTTGGTATCAAAAACTAAAACCTCAAAAAGAAATTGACTGCGAATGTGAAACAGACGAAAAACCAAAATTTATACAATCAAAAAAGTTTTTAGGAATTGTAACTGTATTTGCATTTATTATGCTGGCATTTCCATATTATTCATCCATTTTTTATCCAGATAATAAAAAAGAAGTAGTCATTGTAAACCAATCAAATATTCAAACTGTAAACTTTAATGTTCAAGGAATGACTTGTGCTGGCTGTGAAGAAAGCATAAAACACGCTGTAAATGAATTGGACGGTATTATAAATGTAACCCCTTCGTATGAAAAGGGAAGTACCTTCGTAGAGTTTGATAAGTCTAAAACCTCTAAGATAGCTATTGAAAATGCAATTAATTCTACAGGTTATAAAGTGACTGGCAAAAAAGAAATAGAATGAAAACTATATTAAAATCAGAAATTACTTGTCCGAAATGTGGACACAAAAAAGAAGAAGAAATGCCGACGAACGCTTGTCAATTCTTTTACGAGTGCGAGAATTGCAAGACGGTTTTGAAACCTAATGAAGGGGATTGTTGTGTCTATTGTAGTTATGGCTCTGTAAAATGTCCTTCTATTCAAGAGAAAGAAAGTTGTAATAATTCCAGTTGTTGCTAAACAATATAATTTTCAAATTATGAAATCGGAAGAGCACAAATTACCCACTGATTTAATCTTGGATATTAAATCCAGATTAAAAACTTTGAGTGGTCAATTAAACGGCATTGTTAAAATGCTTGATGAAGGAAAGGACCCCGAACAAATAAACATACAGTTCAAATCCATTGATAAGGGGATTCAAAAAGCACATTACTTACTGCTGGATGAAGTCTATCGAAAAGCACTTGCTATTGGAATTGTAAAGGCCGTGGACTCTTGCCCAGGCAATTGTGGCAATGAAGATAAAATTGAATATTTAAAAAGTGAATTCCCTAACTTGGAATTATCTGATTTGACCAATCGCTTAAAAGAAATCCAAACCATTGAAACCAGATTAAAAGACTACAACGAAAAAAAAGATTAAAAAAAGTTTGGTGACCCCCTACCTCACGTTCTCATCTTTGTTCCATTATTAATTTAAACTTAAAATAAGATGAAACGACAAATCGAGATTTTTACAGCAGGTTGCCCAGTATGCGAGCCTGTGGTGCAATTAGTAAAAGAAACAGCAGGAAAGGACTGCGAAATCACACTTCATAATCTGTCTGAGCAATGCGAAAGTAAAATCTGTGTTTCAAAAATGAAGGAATATGGGGTTACAAGAGTTCCTGCCATTGCTGTTAACGGAAAACTATTGAATTGCTGTACCAACATCAAAATCACAAGAGATGATTTGGTAAATGCAGGCATAGGAAGCTGTTAGGTATGGCAATTACTAAATTAAACAAAAAAGCATCTATGGGGACTGCTGTATTTTCAGCAGTTTCCCTTAAACTATGCTGCTGGGGCCCTTTGCTACTTACAAGTGTAGTTGGTATTAGTGGGAGTTCTGTCTATTTTTCTTGGCTTATTGCATTGAAACCTTATCTATTGGCCATAGCATTTTTGTCATTGGGATTGGCTTTTTATCAAGTTTATAAAAAAAAGAAAGTGGACGATTGTGGCAACTGTGAAACTGATAAACCATCATTTTTTAAGTCGAAATTCTACTTGTGGTTGGTTACAGCGTTTGTTGTTACAATGACATTGGTTTCTTATTATCCACAAATATTTCACCCAACGGCCACAAAAGGAATTGTTGCAACAAACAATACACATATTCAAACTGTAAAGTTGAATGTTGAAGGGATGGTATGCTCTGGTTGTGAAGAAAATATCAATCATTCTGTAAACAAAATTAATGGGGTTACAAATGTAACTACGTCTTTCGAAAGAGGAACTTCAATTGTAGAATTTGATACCACTAAAACGAATGTCGATGAGATAAAAAAGGTCATTCAATCAAAAGGGTATTTGATTACAAATAGTAGAGACTGATAGACACGTATCCATTGCGGTGATAAAAGATAAATTAAAAACGACTTATCCAATAGGTTAGTAATAATTTGTGAAGAGAAAATTCTACAAATCATTCAGCATATTACGTAACACATTAAGGTCTTTTAATCCTGAAATTTGTATCATACAAATAAGAATGGGTTTATGGAGACAATCAGCATATTTGAAACCAAAGAAAAGAATACTAAAAAAGGAGTAAAGGAATCATTTCCGGTTACGGGAATGACCTGTGCCTCTTGTGCAGCGAGTGTTGAATCTGTATTAAAACATACCGAGGGAGTATTTGACGCAAACGTCAATTTCGCGAACAGTTCTGTTATGGTAGAGTATGATGAGGGGTTGAACCCTAATCAACTTCAAAACGCGCTTCGTGAGGTCGGTTACGATATTATAATTGATGCCGAAGACCCTTCGGAAGTACAGCAAGAACTTCAGCAAAAGCATTATCAGGACATAAAAAACCGTACCATCTGGTCGGCGATACTTACGCTACCCATTTTTGTGTTGGGAATGTTCTATATGCAATGGGAACAAGGCAAATGGATTTCATTGGTATTGGCCTTTCCAATTCTTTTTTGGTTTGGGCGCAGTTTTTTCATCAATGCCTTCAAGCAGGCCAAACACGGTAAAGCAAATATGGATACCTTGGTGGCGTTGAGTACCGGAATCGCCTTCCTCTTTAGTGTATTCAATACCTTTTTTCCTGAATTTTGGTTAAGTCGTGGCATCGAGCCTCACGTATATTACGAAGCGGCTACCGTGATTATCACCTTTATTTCCTTGGGGAAACTATTGGAAGAAAAGGCAAAATCAAATACCTCTTCAGCCATTAAAAAACTAATGGGGCTTCAGCCTAAAACCCTTAAAATTATTGAGAATGGGGAAGAGAGGGAAATCCCTATTTCATCCGTACAGGTTGGTCAGACCATTTTGGTACGTCCCGGAGAAAAAATTCCTGTTGATGGCGAAGTTTCCAAGGGAAGCTCTTATGTAGATGAAAGTATGATTACGGGAGAACCTGTTCCAGTTCAGAAATCCCAAGGGGAAAAGGTGTTCGCTGGTACCGTTAATCAAAAAGGAAGCTTTCAGTTTACCGCTGAAAAAGTGGGTGGGGAAACCCTGCTTTCCCAAATCATTAAAATGGTTCAGCAAGCGCAAGGGAGTAAGGCACCCGTTCAAAAACTGGTCGATAAGATTGCCGGTATATTTGTTCCTGTGGTATTGAGTATTTCCATTGTAACCTTCATTGTCTGGATGTCTGTAGGAGGCGATAATGCCTTTTCACAAGCCTTATTGACCTCTGTAGCCGTTTTGGTTATCGCTTGCCCCTGTGCCTTGGGCTTGGCAACGCCTACCGCCATAATGGTGGGTATCGGCAAAGGAGCTGAAAATAATATTTTGATAAAGGATGCCGAAAGTTTAGAGCTCGGCCATAAAGTGAATGCAGTAATCCTTGATAAAACGGGTACGATTACAGAAGGAAAACCATTGGTCACCGATATACTCTGGAAGGATAAGCTTAAAAATCAAAAGCAATACAAGGAAATTCTCTTGGCTATCGAAGCACAATCAGAACATCCTTTGGCAGAAGCCGTAGTCAATCATCTGAAAGGGGAAAACATTGAACAAGCAGAAATTACTTCCTTCGAAAGCATTACAGGAAAAGGAGTAAAGGCGCAATCAGAGAATGGTTCAAAATATTATGTGGGCAACCATAAACTAATGGTCGAAAAGAATATTCAAATTGATGCTTCTTTAATGCAAACGGCAGAAAGTCTCGAAGAGAAGGCAAAAACGGTCATATTCTTTGGTGGCGAAAATCAAGTGCTCGCGATACTCGCCATAGCGGACAAGATTAAAGAAACTTCAAAAAAAGCCATAGCTACGCTTCAAGAAAGAGGCATCGAAGTCTTTATGCTCACGGGAGATAACAATAAAACGGCTTCTGCCGTGGCACATCAGGTAGGAATAACAAATTATCAAGGCGAAGTAATGCCTTCGGACAAAGCGGCTTTTGTTGAAAAATTACAGACGGATGGAAAGATAGTAGCAATGGTTGGCGATGGTATCAACGATTCGCACGCATTGGCGCAAGCCAATGTAAGTATTGCAATGGGTAAAGGTTCGGATATAGCAATGGATGTAGCAAAAATGACCTTGATAACATCAGATTTGCAATCCATCCCAAAAGCATTGGAACTGTCAAAAAGAACCGTGTTGGGCATACGTCAGAACTTATTCTGGGCATTTATCTACAACATCATCGGTATTCCAATTGCAGCGGGAGTTTTGTATCCCGTAAATGGGTTTTTATTGGACCCGATGATTGCAGGTGCAGCAATGGCATTCAGTAGTGTATCCGTAGTTGCAAATAGCTTAAGATTGAAACGAGTAAAACTTTAATAACAAATAAATTCAATACAATGAAAACTTTAAAATTTAAAACAAATATCAATTGTGGTGGGTGTGTATCAAAAGTAACCCCTTTTTTAAACAAACAAGAAGGTGTAGAAAGTTGGGAAGTAGATACCTCTAATCCTGATAAAATCCTAACCATTGAAAGCGATGGTGCAACCGAAGAAGATGTAAAAACGGTTTTGCAAAAAGTGGGATTCAAGGCTGAACCTGTAGATTAATACGTTTTTTTAAGATGGTCTATATTTTAATTTCTGTTGTGATTATTCTTTTTACTGTTCATTTTTATAGAAAAGCGAAACGTCATAGTGTAAAGCCATTTCCAGAGCATTGGCACAAATTATTAATGGACAATGTTCTGTTTTATAGAAATCTTTCAAACAATAGACAGCTAATTTTTCAGCAAAAAATAATGCAGTTTTTAAGTGAGGTCTATATCGATGGTGTGCAGCTTGAACTGGAAGAATTGGATAAGATTTTAATTGCGGCAAGTGCAGTAATACCTGTTTTTGGCTTCAAAGAATGGCATTACACCAATTTAAGCGGTATCCTTTTATATCCAGATTATTTTAATGAGGATATGCAATTTAGTAGTAAGGATAACGCACGGAATATTGGTGGAATAGTTGGGAATGGAAGGTTCGAGAAACAGATGATACTTTCCAAAAAAGGATTGTATCACGGCTTTAAAAATACAACGGATAAAAGTAATACTGGCATACACGAATTTGTGCACCTTATAGATAAGTTGGACGATAGAACAGACGGTGTGCCAGAGCGGCTAATGGAACATCAATATGCCATACCTTGGTTAAACTTAATCCATAAAGAAATGGAAGCGATAAATGATAACCACTCTGATATCAGAAAGTATGGAGGCACCAATCAAGCTGAATTCTTTGCTGTAGCTTCGGAATACTTTTTTGAACGTCCGGACTTGCTTAAAAAGAAACATCCTGAATTATACAGGATGTTGGTTAAATGTTTTAATCAGAAACTTATAGGTTCAATTGAAGTGTAGTACACCTTAAGAGGTACAGTTTGCTGTAGGACAATTCAAAAGTTAACAACGCTATCTAAAGCATCATCTGCTTCTTTATGGATAAAATTTGCCTGATAATTCAGTGTAGTTTTCAAGTCACTATGCCTATATAGTTTTTGTAACATTAAAGGATGAATAGAATCACCGGCAATATTGCCAAAAGTATGTCTGGCAATGTGCATTGTAATCTTCTTGTCAATTTTTGCTTTTTTGGCAATGGATTTTAAGTTATCGTTAAATTTTTTGGTTGCCGTTTTTCTTTTATTATAAATGTCTTTTGCATCATCCAGATTGGCCTTTTTCAATTCAGGAAAAACAAAATCGGTAGCGTGTTTTTTATCATCTCTGTAGAAATCTAAAATACTTAGAACCTTATCTGGAATTTTTAAGGACAGTAGTTTTGAGTTTTTATTCATTCTATAATGAAGCCTATTGTCGTATATGTCTGACCACTTTGTCCAGAGTACATCAGTAACCCGCATTCCTGCAAAATTGAAGCTAAATAGCCAAACATTTCTTGTATGAATTTCATTGTAGGTTAGATTATCTAAAGCTTCAATAGCTCTTACCTCAATAATATTCAACCCTATTTTTGTAGTCTCAGGAAACTTGATTTTAATTTTGTCACCACCGAAAGGATATAGTTCCCTACTGACTATTTTTAGCTTTATAGCTCTGTTGAATAATAAGCGGATTAGGACAAGTATATTCATTATTGAAGTCTCAGCTAGGCTGTGCTTAACCTTGAGGTATATCATCAATTTTTTAAGAAATCGTTCATCAATTTCTTGAAATGAAAGCTGTTTAGATTTGTGATATTTTACAATATAACTAATCAATGCGCTGTCCGTAGATAGACGGTTTAACTTTTCTGCAACTTCCAGTTCGTCCAGATGTTCTTGTGCCAGTTCAAAGAAAGTTGAGGAATTCCCTGAGGCATAAATTTCTTTTTTAATCTGGTTTGCTGAAGCATCTTTATATTCGGACTGTAAATCGATAAGTGCTTTATTGGCATCAGAAAGTTGTTGTGATAATAACTTGTTTAGGCTATCGGCATTTGAATTTGATTTTTTTACCCGAAGGTTTTTCTCGTCCCATTCCTCTAAATCGATATAATGACCAACATACTGATAGGTAGAGCGACGGTTTTTTGTGATTCGAATAGCTAATGGATATTGACCTTTAACGTTCGGTTTTTTACGAAGAACTATTTTTGCATTTGATGACATAATTGACCTTTTTTGAGTACGAAAGTCAAATCAGGTACAACATAGGTACAACATTTTGTTTTTTGCACAATTTCTGTTGTAGTCTTTCTATAAAGATACATATTTATTGGTCTTTTTAGGTACAACATAGGTACAACAAATGTTGATGTTAACTGATATTAATTGACTTTAAAGAAAATGACAAAACACATAAGTAATTGATAATGAGTGTTTTTGTGTTTCTTTGGTGCAATATACGCTAGACTTAGGATCTAGTGCCGCAAGGTGTGCAGGTTCGATTCCTGTCATCCGCACAGCAAGCCGAAGAGTGATCTTCGGCTTTTGTTATTTATGGCGTCGGTTTACATCATTTACTCAAAGAAACTCAATAGGTTTTACACGGGAAGCTGCCTTGATTTTGAGGAGCGATTGCGATTGCACAATTCTGGGTATTATTCAAAAAGCTATACTTCAAAGACTGACGACTGGACCGTTCACATTTTGATTTCTGATCTGGAATACGAGCAGGCAAGATCAATCGAGCGACACATCAAGGAAATGAAGAGCCGAAAATATATTTTGAACCTCGCAAAATATCCTGAGATAGTGGATAAACTGATCGTGGGATTCAGAGCTGGCTCGTGAAATTTTGATGCCGCAAGGTGTGCAGGTTCGTTCCGATAGCTATCGGAACCTGTCATCCGCACAGCAAGCCGAAGAGAGATCTTCGGCTTTTGTTATTTATGGCGTCGGTTTACATCATTTACTCAAATAAACTCAATAGGTTTTACACGGGAAGCTGCCTTGATTTTGAGGAGCGATTGCGATTGCACAATTCTGGGTATTATGCAAAAAGCTATACTTCAAAGACTGACGACTGAACCGTTCACATTTTGATTTCTGATCTGGAATACGAGCAGGCAAGATCAATCGAGCGACATATCAAGGAAATGAAGAGCCGAAACTATATTTTGAACCTTGCTAAATATCCTGAGATGGTAGACAAACTTATCATGAGATTCAGGGCTGGCTCGTGAAATTTTGATGCCGCAAGGTGTGCAGGTTCGTTCCGATAGCTATCGGAACCTGTCATCCGCACAGCAAGCCGAGGAGAGGTCTTCGGCTTTTGTTATTTATGGCGTCGGTTTACATCATTTACTCAAAGAAACTCAATAGGTTTTACACGGGAAGCTGCCTTGATTTTGAGGAGCGATTGCGATTGCACAATTCTGGGTATTATTCAAAAAGCTATACTTCAAAGACTGACGACTGGACCGTTCACATTTTGATTTCTGATCTGGAATACGAGCAGGCAAGATCAATCGAGCGACATATCAAGGAAATGAAGAGCCGAAAATATATTTTGAACCTCGCAAAATATCCTGAGATGGTGGATAAACTGATCGTGAGATTCAGAGCTGGCTCGTAAAATTTTTGATAGCGCAAGGTGTGCAGGTTCGTTCCGATAGCTATCGGAACCTGTCATCCGCACAGCAAGCCGAAGAGTGATCTTCGGCTTTTTTTATTTGATCAATCTATCT
This genomic interval from Nonlabens spongiae contains the following:
- a CDS encoding cation transporter, which encodes MAITKLNKKASMGTAVFSAVSLKLCCWGPLLLTSVVGISGSSVYFSWLIALKPYLLAIAFLSLGLAFYQVYKKKKVDDCGNCETDKPSFFKSKFYLWLVTAFVVTMTLVSYYPQIFHPTATKGIVATNNTHIQTVKLNVEGMVCSGCEENINHSVNKINGVTNVTTSFERGTSIVEFDTTKTNVDEIKKVIQSKGYLITNSRD
- a CDS encoding heavy metal translocating P-type ATPase, whose protein sequence is METISIFETKEKNTKKGVKESFPVTGMTCASCAASVESVLKHTEGVFDANVNFANSSVMVEYDEGLNPNQLQNALREVGYDIIIDAEDPSEVQQELQQKHYQDIKNRTIWSAILTLPIFVLGMFYMQWEQGKWISLVLAFPILFWFGRSFFINAFKQAKHGKANMDTLVALSTGIAFLFSVFNTFFPEFWLSRGIEPHVYYEAATVIITFISLGKLLEEKAKSNTSSAIKKLMGLQPKTLKIIENGEEREIPISSVQVGQTILVRPGEKIPVDGEVSKGSSYVDESMITGEPVPVQKSQGEKVFAGTVNQKGSFQFTAEKVGGETLLSQIIKMVQQAQGSKAPVQKLVDKIAGIFVPVVLSISIVTFIVWMSVGGDNAFSQALLTSVAVLVIACPCALGLATPTAIMVGIGKGAENNILIKDAESLELGHKVNAVILDKTGTITEGKPLVTDILWKDKLKNQKQYKEILLAIEAQSEHPLAEAVVNHLKGENIEQAEITSFESITGKGVKAQSENGSKYYVGNHKLMVEKNIQIDASLMQTAESLEEKAKTVIFFGGENQVLAILAIADKIKETSKKAIATLQERGIEVFMLTGDNNKTASAVAHQVGITNYQGEVMPSDKAAFVEKLQTDGKIVAMVGDGINDSHALAQANVSIAMGKGSDIAMDVAKMTLITSDLQSIPKALELSKRTVLGIRQNLFWAFIYNIIGIPIAAGVLYPVNGFLLDPMIAGAAMAFSSVSVVANSLRLKRVKL
- a CDS encoding heavy-metal-associated domain-containing protein; this translates as MKTLKFKTNINCGGCVSKVTPFLNKQEGVESWEVDTSNPDKILTIESDGATEEDVKTVLQKVGFKAEPVD
- a CDS encoding M90 family metallopeptidase — encoded protein: MVYILISVVIILFTVHFYRKAKRHSVKPFPEHWHKLLMDNVLFYRNLSNNRQLIFQQKIMQFLSEVYIDGVQLELEELDKILIAASAVIPVFGFKEWHYTNLSGILLYPDYFNEDMQFSSKDNARNIGGIVGNGRFEKQMILSKKGLYHGFKNTTDKSNTGIHEFVHLIDKLDDRTDGVPERLMEHQYAIPWLNLIHKEMEAINDNHSDIRKYGGTNQAEFFAVASEYFFERPDLLKKKHPELYRMLVKCFNQKLIGSIEV
- a CDS encoding site-specific integrase, producing the protein MSSNAKIVLRKKPNVKGQYPLAIRITKNRRSTYQYVGHYIDLEEWDEKNLRVKKSNSNADSLNKLLSQQLSDANKALIDLQSEYKDASANQIKKEIYASGNSSTFFELAQEHLDELEVAEKLNRLSTDSALISYIVKYHKSKQLSFQEIDERFLKKLMIYLKVKHSLAETSIMNILVLIRLLFNRAIKLKIVSRELYPFGGDKIKIKFPETTKIGLNIIEVRAIEALDNLTYNEIHTRNVWLFSFNFAGMRVTDVLWTKWSDIYDNRLHYRMNKNSKLLSLKIPDKVLSILDFYRDDKKHATDFVFPELKKANLDDAKDIYNKRKTATKKFNDNLKSIAKKAKIDKKITMHIARHTFGNIAGDSIHPLMLQKLYRHSDLKTTLNYQANFIHKEADDALDSVVNF
- a CDS encoding GIY-YIG nuclease family protein yields the protein MASVYIIYSKKLNRFYTGSCLDFEERLRLHNSGYYSKSYTSKTDDWTVHILISDLEYEQARSIERHIKEMKSRKYILNLAKYPEIVDKLIVGFRAGS
- a CDS encoding GIY-YIG nuclease family protein — its product is MASVYIIYSNKLNRFYTGSCLDFEERLRLHNSGYYAKSYTSKTDD
- a CDS encoding GIY-YIG nuclease family protein, with the translated sequence MASVYIIYSKKLNRFYTGSCLDFEERLRLHNSGYYSKSYTSKTDDWTVHILISDLEYEQARSIERHIKEMKSRKYILNLAKYPEMVDKLIVRFRAGS